A stretch of Gymnodinialimonas phycosphaerae DNA encodes these proteins:
- a CDS encoding DUF2189 domain-containing protein, giving the protein MTPKIAGSTPHDNLAAKQQAKPKVNKVSARDITASLRAGYADFLARPFMSGFFGLIYAVFGILIVWSLVWLGKIWMIIPAIVGFPLVTPFAAAGLYEMSRRLQKRESFGWSEIFAVIAKQRKREMGWMAFVTLFIFWVWMYQVRLWLAVTLQNASFSDLGGFLNAVLFTPQGWTFLAIGTCVGALLSAVLFSVTVVAMPMLLDRETDIVSAMLTSIRVVTENPVVMLTWAAIISVTMLLSMVPAFLGLIFTLPILGHTTWHLYQRVVPPAEA; this is encoded by the coding sequence GTGACACCTAAGATCGCAGGGTCCACACCACACGACAATCTGGCGGCCAAGCAGCAGGCCAAGCCCAAGGTCAATAAGGTGAGCGCGCGTGATATTACCGCGTCGTTAAGGGCCGGGTATGCCGACTTTCTGGCGCGTCCCTTCATGAGCGGCTTCTTCGGCCTGATCTATGCGGTTTTCGGAATTCTGATTGTTTGGAGCCTAGTCTGGCTCGGCAAGATCTGGATGATCATCCCCGCCATTGTGGGATTTCCACTTGTCACGCCATTCGCCGCCGCCGGGCTCTATGAAATGTCCCGCCGGTTGCAGAAGAGAGAGAGTTTCGGCTGGTCTGAAATCTTCGCCGTCATTGCAAAACAACGTAAGCGCGAAATGGGCTGGATGGCTTTTGTCACCCTGTTCATTTTCTGGGTGTGGATGTATCAGGTTCGGCTTTGGCTGGCGGTCACCTTGCAGAATGCATCCTTCTCGGATCTTGGCGGGTTCTTGAACGCCGTATTGTTTACACCACAGGGCTGGACCTTCCTTGCGATTGGTACCTGCGTCGGCGCATTGCTGTCGGCTGTCCTGTTCTCGGTGACTGTTGTCGCCATGCCTATGCTGCTCGACCGGGAAACCGATATTGTTTCCGCCATGCTCACGTCTATTCGTGTCGTCACGGAAAACCCGGTGGTCATGCTCACTTGGGCGGCGATCATCTCGGTCACCATGCTGTTGTCGATGGTTCCCGCGTTTCTCGGCCTGATCTTCACCCTGCCGATCCTTGGACACACCACATGGCATCTCTATCAACGGGTCGTTCCACCAGCAGAAGCGTGA
- a CDS encoding DMT family transporter: MLGLLGAFSWAVHDLCVRKVSATQGAFPPLVSVLVLGSLVALPLTLIWAEPATAPPGAYWRAIAAGVFYAVAGVGLYKALGIGPVRLVAPIIGAYPIVSMGLAAYSGSPLTIVHWLAVFVVIGGVAFIAISSDEGASDGDKAQAIGWSLLSGPGFAIAFALSQSATMLADEWTMLMPMRIAAIAATLLLALALREGLLPQRKSLWIFLIMGTLDVIAIVSVSAAGSFAYPEFAAVAASTFGLITVVLATIFLGERLRAPQWTAVVAVFAAIGSLGL, encoded by the coding sequence ATGCTAGGCCTTCTGGGCGCGTTCTCTTGGGCGGTGCACGACCTGTGCGTGCGCAAGGTCAGCGCGACACAGGGCGCGTTCCCACCGCTGGTCTCGGTTCTCGTCCTTGGAAGCCTCGTGGCGTTGCCCCTGACGCTGATCTGGGCAGAGCCTGCCACGGCCCCGCCCGGGGCCTACTGGCGCGCCATCGCGGCGGGGGTGTTCTACGCTGTGGCAGGGGTCGGCCTCTACAAGGCATTGGGCATCGGGCCCGTGCGTCTCGTGGCCCCGATCATCGGCGCCTATCCGATCGTGTCGATGGGGTTGGCGGCGTATTCAGGCAGCCCCTTGACCATCGTTCATTGGCTTGCCGTTTTTGTCGTCATCGGCGGTGTCGCCTTTATTGCCATCAGCAGTGACGAGGGCGCGTCGGATGGCGACAAGGCGCAAGCGATTGGCTGGTCACTTCTTTCCGGCCCCGGCTTCGCGATTGCCTTCGCATTGAGCCAATCCGCGACGATGCTGGCGGATGAATGGACCATGCTGATGCCGATGCGCATCGCGGCCATCGCCGCGACCCTTTTGCTGGCATTGGCGTTGCGGGAAGGCTTGTTGCCGCAACGCAAGTCCTTGTGGATCTTTCTGATCATGGGGACGCTGGATGTCATTGCCATCGTTTCCGTCTCGGCCGCGGGCAGCTTTGCGTATCCGGAGTTCGCCGCCGTGGCGGCATCGACCTTCGGGCTTATCACAGTCGTCCTTGCGACGATCTTTCTGGGCGAACGGTTGCGAGCACCACAATGGACGGCGGTGGTGGCGGTCTTTGCCGCCATCGGGTCGCTGGGGCTCTAG
- a CDS encoding DUF1989 domain-containing protein, translated as MLDDQYPEVVKGPPKPSKCFVPSVFTLPPGTERYVVEGCGAVLIPIEAGDKIKVENTEGGQPCELVCAATGGRHADLLDVKATAPAGGLQRLLASSDTSLRGFRLGLETRGIDPAAMQAIHLFEATTPAGTAEEFTVQADGIAIIAAPHPNPSGQMDYEAQDTASPLTVWITRAKIKPHKGHTLPDPLADPIENIRVHSATAEAYFVKAGDYIQIQDVDGRQCTDFECFSARKLDRGIEHALDVTTTRTLMGHSYPMPGLHAKYYDQEMMPLVEVVQDTCGRHDAFALACSAKYYDDIGYPGHANCSENFNTALSQFNVTGRPGWMAINFFFNTAIDDHGVMYSDEPWSRPGDYVLLRALTDIVCVTSACPDDTTAANGWNPTDIHVRTYSGQEKFQRAIAFRATPEAEPKMTKQTGFHDCFAKHTRNFIEYNGYWLANCFAEAGPIEEYHACREAVVMMDLSPLRKFEITGPDAEALCQYVFTRNMKTLAVGGVVYTAMCYEHGGMIDDGTVFRLGKDNFRWIGGSDYGGEWIREQAEKLGLRVLIRSSTDQLHNVAVQGPNSRDLLRKLVWTAPHNPEFDQLGWFRHTPARLHNEGGTPFVVSRTGYTGELGYEVMCHPKDCEEIFNAIWDVGRDFGLKPMGLEALDMVRIEAGLIFAGYDFSDQTDPFEAGIGFTVPLKSKTDDFIGRDALLRRKEHPARKLVGLDIDSNIDVTHGDCIHIGRAQIGEVTSSMRSPILGKNIALARVDVAHHAVGTQVEIGKLDGHQKRIPAEIVPFAHYDPQKTKPRS; from the coding sequence ATGCTCGACGACCAGTACCCCGAAGTCGTGAAGGGACCACCGAAACCAAGCAAGTGCTTCGTGCCGTCCGTCTTCACCCTGCCCCCGGGCACCGAACGCTATGTCGTCGAAGGCTGCGGTGCGGTTCTGATCCCGATCGAGGCGGGCGACAAGATCAAGGTGGAGAACACCGAGGGCGGGCAGCCGTGCGAACTTGTCTGCGCCGCCACCGGGGGCCGTCATGCGGACCTGCTGGACGTCAAGGCCACCGCGCCTGCGGGCGGTTTGCAGCGGCTTCTGGCCAGCAGCGACACCTCTCTGCGCGGCTTCCGTCTTGGGCTGGAGACGCGCGGCATCGATCCCGCCGCCATGCAGGCCATTCACCTGTTTGAAGCCACTACCCCCGCCGGGACAGCGGAGGAATTCACCGTGCAGGCCGATGGCATCGCGATCATCGCAGCACCCCATCCCAACCCTTCGGGCCAGATGGATTATGAGGCGCAAGATACCGCCTCGCCCTTGACCGTCTGGATCACGCGGGCCAAGATCAAGCCCCACAAAGGCCACACCCTGCCCGACCCTCTGGCCGACCCGATCGAGAATATCCGCGTGCACTCTGCCACCGCAGAGGCGTATTTCGTCAAGGCCGGTGACTACATCCAGATCCAGGATGTCGACGGCCGTCAATGCACGGATTTCGAGTGCTTCTCCGCCCGCAAGCTGGACCGCGGCATTGAACACGCGCTCGACGTCACTACCACCCGCACACTCATGGGCCATTCCTACCCGATGCCAGGGTTGCACGCGAAATACTATGACCAGGAAATGATGCCGCTGGTCGAAGTGGTCCAGGACACCTGCGGACGCCACGACGCTTTCGCGCTCGCCTGCTCGGCCAAATACTATGACGACATCGGCTATCCGGGCCACGCCAATTGCTCGGAGAATTTCAACACCGCGCTGTCGCAGTTCAACGTCACGGGCCGCCCGGGCTGGATGGCGATCAACTTCTTCTTCAACACCGCCATTGATGATCACGGCGTCATGTACAGCGATGAGCCGTGGTCGCGCCCCGGCGACTACGTGCTGCTGCGCGCGCTGACCGATATCGTCTGCGTCACCTCCGCCTGCCCCGATGACACCACAGCCGCCAACGGCTGGAACCCCACCGACATCCACGTTCGCACCTACAGCGGACAAGAGAAATTCCAACGCGCCATCGCCTTCCGGGCGACCCCAGAGGCGGAGCCCAAAATGACCAAACAAACCGGCTTTCACGATTGCTTCGCCAAGCACACCCGTAACTTCATCGAATACAACGGCTACTGGCTCGCCAATTGCTTCGCCGAGGCGGGCCCGATCGAGGAATACCACGCCTGCCGCGAAGCGGTGGTGATGATGGACCTCAGCCCGCTCAGGAAGTTCGAGATCACCGGGCCCGACGCCGAGGCGCTCTGCCAATACGTCTTCACCCGTAACATGAAGACGCTGGCCGTTGGCGGCGTCGTCTATACTGCGATGTGCTACGAGCATGGGGGCATGATCGATGACGGCACCGTCTTCCGGCTTGGCAAAGACAACTTCCGCTGGATCGGCGGCAGCGACTACGGCGGCGAATGGATCCGCGAACAGGCCGAGAAACTTGGCCTCCGCGTGCTCATCCGCTCCTCTACCGATCAGCTCCATAACGTCGCCGTCCAAGGCCCCAACTCGCGCGACCTGTTGCGCAAGCTGGTCTGGACCGCGCCGCACAATCCAGAATTCGACCAGCTCGGCTGGTTCCGCCACACCCCCGCCCGGCTTCACAACGAAGGCGGCACGCCGTTCGTCGTGTCCCGCACCGGCTATACCGGCGAATTGGGGTATGAGGTCATGTGCCACCCCAAGGATTGCGAAGAGATTTTCAATGCCATCTGGGACGTCGGCCGCGACTTCGGCCTGAAGCCGATGGGTCTTGAAGCGCTTGATATGGTGCGGATCGAGGCGGGGCTGATCTTTGCAGGCTACGATTTCAGCGATCAGACCGACCCGTTCGAGGCCGGGATCGGCTTTACCGTGCCGCTGAAGTCCAAGACCGATGATTTCATCGGGCGCGACGCATTGCTCCGCCGCAAAGAGCATCCCGCGCGCAAGCTTGTGGGCCTTGATATCGACAGCAATATCGACGTGACCCACGGCGATTGCATCCACATCGGGCGCGCACAGATTGGCGAGGTCACGTCCTCCATGCGCTCTCCCATATTGGGCAAGAACATCGCGCTGGCCCGCGTGGACGTGGCCCATCACGCGGTCGGAACGCAGGTTGAAATCGGCAAGCTCGACGGTCATCAAAAGCGCATTCCGGCGGAAATCGTGCCCTTTGCCCACTACGATCCGCAAAAGACCAAGCCCCGATCATAG
- a CDS encoding ABC transporter permease codes for MSDVGFNQTSRDLPDRLQSPVVRAFKSWETLLLAVAIAIFITNSFLSPYFLNAWNLSDATFNFTEKAMIAFAMALLIVAGEIDLSVASIIALASTAMGFALQFDVGVVGLVLIGLGTGLICGGFNGFLVTGLGLPSIVVTIGTMSLFRGISYIILGDQGFRGYPSEFSYFGQGYVWWVISFEFVLFAVLALLYYVLLHRTNFGRAVYAIGNNPTGALFSGIRVARVKFILFLLTGLMSGVAAICLTARLGSTRPTIALGWELEIVTMVVLGGINILGGSGSIPGVVIAAFVMGLVTFGLGLLNVPGIVMSIFIGCLLIGVIALPRLWSIWRA; via the coding sequence ATGAGTGACGTCGGTTTCAATCAAACCAGCCGCGATTTGCCTGACCGGTTGCAAAGCCCCGTCGTGCGAGCCTTCAAGTCGTGGGAAACACTACTGTTGGCCGTCGCCATTGCGATTTTCATCACCAACTCGTTTCTTTCGCCTTACTTCCTCAACGCTTGGAACCTAAGCGACGCGACCTTCAACTTCACCGAGAAAGCCATGATCGCCTTCGCCATGGCGCTCCTGATCGTGGCTGGCGAGATCGACCTTTCGGTTGCCTCAATCATTGCGCTGGCCTCTACCGCCATGGGATTTGCGTTGCAATTCGACGTGGGCGTCGTGGGACTGGTCTTGATCGGACTTGGGACAGGCTTGATATGCGGCGGGTTCAATGGCTTTCTGGTGACAGGCCTTGGGTTGCCGTCCATCGTCGTGACCATCGGCACGATGAGCCTGTTTCGTGGTATCTCGTACATCATCCTGGGCGACCAAGGCTTTCGCGGCTACCCATCAGAGTTCAGCTATTTCGGGCAAGGCTACGTCTGGTGGGTTATCTCGTTTGAATTCGTCCTCTTCGCTGTCCTCGCCTTGCTTTACTACGTCCTACTGCACCGCACCAACTTTGGCCGCGCGGTCTACGCCATCGGCAACAATCCCACGGGCGCGTTGTTTTCGGGCATCCGCGTGGCGCGGGTAAAGTTCATCCTATTCCTGCTGACAGGGCTGATGTCTGGCGTCGCGGCGATCTGCCTGACCGCGCGGCTTGGCTCGACCCGACCCACAATCGCGCTGGGGTGGGAATTGGAGATCGTCACCATGGTGGTCCTTGGCGGCATCAACATTCTAGGCGGATCGGGCTCCATCCCCGGCGTCGTCATCGCGGCCTTTGTAATGGGACTGGTGACTTTTGGCCTTGGACTTCTGAACGTTCCCGGCATCGTCATGTCGATCTTCATCGGCTGCCTGTTGATCGGCGTGATCGCACTGCCTCGCCTCTGGTCGATTTGGAGGGCGTGA
- a CDS encoding FGGY-family carbohydrate kinase, protein MSHIAVIDIGKSNAKLALVDRVTFDEVAVVTRPNIVSPGPPWPHFDLEGHWAFLLDSLRDFHASHGIDAISITAHGASCVLLDANGNLAAPMLDYEHPGPDDLTEAYDLLRSPFAETGSARLAGGLNIGAQLHWMFDQDPGLREKTAQILTYPQFWAYRLTGVATTERTSLGCHTDLWNPSHNSFSPLVAALGIAGKMAPVRMASDVLGTILPDVARQTGLPITTPVTCGIHDSNASLLPHLMTRKTPFSVVSTGTWVIAMTIGGREPQLDEDRDTLVNVNAHGDPTPSARFMGGREFETVIDGTFCAPTPADRKSVLDQPVMLLPSSAPLTGPFKGRTAKWRPYEPPHGSGQRSLATSYYLAMVTAECLKLTGHIGDIIVEGPFATNRDYLDMLAVATRCPVLATNNATGTSQGAARLVAGTSQEPPQYSEHQPFETDALLSVYAQSWTKAINDHDGMAINQSNR, encoded by the coding sequence ATGAGCCATATCGCCGTTATCGATATTGGAAAGTCCAACGCCAAGCTGGCGCTGGTGGACCGTGTCACTTTTGATGAAGTTGCCGTCGTCACGCGCCCCAACATCGTTTCGCCCGGCCCACCGTGGCCGCATTTTGATCTTGAAGGGCATTGGGCGTTCCTGCTCGATAGCCTGCGCGACTTCCATGCCAGCCACGGGATCGATGCAATTTCCATCACCGCCCATGGCGCGTCTTGCGTTCTTCTGGATGCCAATGGCAATCTGGCCGCGCCAATGCTGGATTATGAACATCCCGGCCCCGATGACCTGACCGAGGCCTATGACCTTCTGCGTTCGCCTTTTGCCGAGACAGGATCTGCCCGGCTGGCAGGCGGCCTGAACATCGGCGCGCAACTTCATTGGATGTTTGATCAAGACCCCGGCCTTCGCGAAAAGACCGCGCAGATCCTGACTTATCCACAGTTCTGGGCCTACCGATTGACCGGAGTTGCCACAACCGAGCGGACGTCGCTTGGCTGCCATACAGACCTTTGGAACCCCAGCCACAACAGCTTTTCGCCGCTGGTGGCTGCTCTGGGGATCGCGGGAAAGATGGCGCCAGTGCGGATGGCGTCTGATGTATTGGGAACGATCCTGCCGGACGTGGCGCGGCAAACGGGCTTGCCGATCACCACACCGGTGACCTGCGGCATTCACGATTCCAACGCCTCGCTGCTGCCCCACCTGATGACACGCAAAACTCCGTTCTCTGTCGTTTCTACCGGAACTTGGGTCATTGCGATGACCATCGGCGGGCGGGAACCACAACTTGATGAGGACCGAGATACACTGGTGAATGTAAACGCCCACGGAGACCCAACCCCGTCGGCGAGGTTCATGGGAGGACGCGAGTTCGAGACTGTCATAGATGGCACATTCTGCGCGCCAACGCCGGCAGATCGGAAATCTGTCCTGGATCAACCGGTGATGCTCCTGCCTTCAAGCGCGCCTTTGACGGGGCCGTTCAAGGGACGCACGGCCAAATGGCGACCATATGAGCCGCCCCATGGATCAGGCCAGCGAAGCCTAGCCACATCCTACTACCTCGCAATGGTGACCGCCGAATGCTTGAAGCTGACGGGTCACATAGGTGACATCATCGTCGAAGGACCCTTCGCAACCAATCGGGACTATTTGGATATGCTGGCTGTCGCGACCCGTTGCCCGGTTCTGGCAACAAATAACGCGACCGGAACGAGTCAGGGCGCCGCTCGATTGGTTGCAGGAACGTCGCAGGAACCCCCTCAATACAGTGAACACCAACCCTTTGAAACGGACGCATTGCTAAGCGTTTACGCGCAAAGTTGGACCAAAGCGATCAATGACCATGACGGCATGGCGATCAATCAATCCAATCGGTAA
- a CDS encoding bifunctional 5,10-methylenetetrahydrofolate dehydrogenase/5,10-methenyltetrahydrofolate cyclohydrolase, whose product MKDVADHMVLRGAPVRDRILSDVRAYVGDHPAIGTLVSIAIGDIPEVAVYIRNQKRAAEAAGIPFDEQIWPADTTPEEAKARIQAMNDDPSVLGIILQRPIPAHINVRSLQSAIHPLKDVEGMNPASIGNIVYNDVALAPCTASAAVELIRATGLTMEGLEVVMIGHSEIVGKPAAMMLMAEGATVTVCHHMTRSVAMHSRRADVVVVAVGKAHLVGADMIKPGAAVIDIGINQIDVDGETRIVGDVATGPVSQVAGWVTPVPGGVGPVTVAILMRNATVAHQRQRAAGWI is encoded by the coding sequence ATGAAAGACGTCGCTGATCACATGGTGTTGCGGGGTGCACCGGTGCGGGACCGCATCCTGTCCGACGTGCGGGCCTACGTGGGCGACCATCCTGCGATCGGCACGCTCGTCTCCATCGCCATTGGCGACATCCCCGAGGTCGCCGTCTACATCCGCAACCAGAAGCGGGCGGCCGAGGCGGCCGGGATCCCCTTCGACGAACAGATCTGGCCTGCCGATACCACACCGGAAGAGGCCAAGGCCCGCATTCAGGCCATGAACGATGACCCGAGCGTTCTGGGCATCATCCTGCAACGGCCCATTCCCGCACATATCAACGTGCGCTCCCTGCAATCGGCTATCCATCCCCTGAAAGATGTGGAGGGCATGAACCCGGCCTCCATCGGAAATATCGTCTACAACGACGTGGCACTGGCGCCGTGTACCGCCTCGGCGGCGGTGGAATTGATCCGGGCCACGGGCCTGACGATGGAGGGGCTGGAGGTCGTGATGATCGGGCATTCGGAAATCGTCGGCAAACCGGCGGCGATGATGCTGATGGCGGAAGGTGCCACGGTGACTGTGTGCCACCACATGACACGCTCGGTCGCGATGCATTCCCGTCGCGCGGATGTCGTGGTGGTCGCCGTGGGCAAGGCGCATCTGGTTGGCGCGGACATGATCAAGCCGGGGGCGGCGGTCATCGACATCGGCATCAACCAGATTGATGTGGATGGTGAGACGCGGATCGTCGGCGATGTGGCGACAGGGCCCGTATCGCAAGTCGCGGGCTGGGTTACGCCGGTGCCCGGAGGCGTCGGGCCAGTGACTGTTGCGATCCTCATGCGCAATGCAACTGTGGCCCATCAACGCCAGCGCGCGGCAGGCTGGATCTAG
- a CDS encoding formate--tetrahydrofolate ligase produces MGYKSDIEIAREARKRPIQEVGAKIGIESADLLPYGHDKAKVSQSFINSVQDRDNGHLILVTAINPTPAGEGKTTTTVGLGDGLNRIGKNAMVCIREASLGPNFGMKGGAAGGGYAQVVPMEDMNLHFTGDFHAITSAHSLLSAMIDNHIYWGNELEIDTRRVVWRRVVDMNDRALRQITTSLGGVANGFPREAGFDITVASEVMAILCLAKDLKDLQEKLGAMIVAYRRDRSPVYARDIKADGAMTVLLKDAMQPNLVQTLENNPAFVHGGPFANIAHGCNSVIATSTALKLCDYVVTEAGFGADLGAEKFMNIKCRKAGLAPSVVVVVATVRAMKMNGGVAKADLGAENVEAVNSGCANLGRHIENVKSFGVPVVVAINHFVTDTDAEVQAVKDYVASQGAEAVLSRHWELGGEGSAPLAEKVVEVIEKGEADFHTLYPDDMPLAEKIQAVCKGIYRADEAVMDKKTLDQLKLWEDQGYGNLPVCMAKTQYSFTTDPNERGAPTGFTIPVREVRLSAGAGFIVAVCGEIMTMPGLPRKPSAEAIHLNNAGEIEGLF; encoded by the coding sequence ATGGGCTACAAATCTGACATTGAAATCGCTCGTGAGGCGCGCAAGCGGCCGATCCAGGAGGTTGGCGCGAAGATCGGTATCGAGAGTGCGGATCTGCTTCCCTACGGCCACGATAAGGCCAAGGTTAGCCAATCGTTCATCAATTCCGTGCAGGATCGCGACAACGGCCACCTGATTCTGGTGACCGCGATCAATCCGACGCCCGCTGGAGAGGGCAAGACAACGACCACGGTGGGTCTGGGCGACGGCCTGAACCGCATCGGCAAGAACGCGATGGTGTGTATTCGCGAGGCGTCCCTTGGGCCGAACTTCGGGATGAAGGGTGGCGCTGCGGGCGGCGGCTACGCGCAGGTTGTCCCGATGGAGGATATGAACCTCCACTTCACCGGGGATTTCCACGCGATCACCTCGGCCCACTCGTTGCTGTCGGCGATGATCGACAACCACATCTATTGGGGCAATGAGCTGGAAATCGACACCCGCCGCGTCGTCTGGCGCCGCGTGGTGGACATGAACGACCGTGCGCTGCGGCAGATCACGACGTCCCTTGGCGGCGTGGCCAACGGTTTCCCGCGGGAGGCCGGCTTTGACATCACCGTCGCATCGGAGGTGATGGCGATCCTGTGCCTGGCCAAGGACCTCAAGGACCTGCAGGAAAAACTGGGGGCGATGATCGTGGCCTACCGCCGCGACCGCAGCCCGGTTTATGCGCGCGACATCAAGGCCGACGGCGCGATGACGGTGCTGTTGAAGGATGCGATGCAGCCCAACCTGGTGCAGACGTTGGAGAACAACCCGGCCTTCGTGCACGGTGGCCCCTTCGCCAACATCGCCCACGGCTGCAACTCGGTCATTGCGACGTCCACGGCGTTGAAACTGTGTGACTACGTGGTGACGGAAGCGGGCTTTGGCGCGGACCTTGGGGCTGAAAAGTTCATGAATATCAAGTGCCGCAAGGCGGGCCTGGCGCCCTCTGTGGTGGTCGTGGTGGCCACCGTGCGCGCGATGAAGATGAACGGCGGCGTCGCGAAAGCGGACCTGGGCGCGGAGAACGTGGAGGCGGTCAACAGCGGCTGCGCTAACCTTGGGCGCCACATCGAGAACGTCAAATCCTTTGGCGTGCCGGTGGTCGTGGCGATCAACCACTTCGTCACCGACACCGACGCCGAAGTGCAGGCGGTGAAGGATTACGTCGCCTCCCAAGGGGCCGAGGCGGTGCTGTCGCGGCACTGGGAACTGGGCGGCGAGGGCTCGGCGCCGCTGGCCGAAAAGGTCGTCGAAGTGATCGAAAAGGGCGAGGCGGATTTCCACACGCTCTACCCCGACGACATGCCCCTGGCCGAGAAGATCCAGGCCGTCTGCAAAGGCATCTACCGCGCCGATGAGGCGGTGATGGACAAGAAAACCCTCGATCAGTTGAAGCTGTGGGAGGATCAGGGCTATGGCAACCTGCCCGTCTGCATGGCGAAAACCCAGTACTCCTTCACCACCGACCCGAACGAGCGGGGCGCGCCGACGGGCTTCACCATCCCCGTCCGCGAAGTGCGCCTGAGCGCGGGCGCCGGCTTCATCGTCGCGGTCTGCGGCGAGATCATGACCATGCCGGGCCTGCCCCGCAAACCCTCGGCCGAGGCCATCCACCTCAACAACGCGGGCGAGATCGAGGGGCTGTTCTGA
- the rhaM gene encoding L-rhamnose mutarotase, which translates to MEKFAFKMQLNPECLDEYRNRHEKIWPELVDLLKKAGVSDYSIHLDEETGVLFGVLWRTDDHTMDALPDHPVMQRWWAHMADIMATHPNNEPVAKPLTPVFHMP; encoded by the coding sequence ATGGAAAAATTCGCCTTCAAGATGCAGTTGAACCCCGAATGCCTGGACGAGTATCGAAATCGCCATGAAAAGATATGGCCCGAGCTTGTGGACCTGCTGAAAAAGGCCGGCGTCAGCGATTACTCGATCCATCTGGACGAAGAGACCGGCGTGCTGTTCGGCGTCCTATGGCGCACCGATGATCACACAATGGACGCCCTGCCGGATCATCCGGTGATGCAACGTTGGTGGGCACATATGGCCGATATCATGGCAACGCATCCCAATAATGAACCCGTCGCCAAGCCCCTCACCCCTGTCTTCCACATGCCATGA